A single region of the Panthera tigris isolate Pti1 chromosome B1, P.tigris_Pti1_mat1.1, whole genome shotgun sequence genome encodes:
- the LOC102956285 gene encoding protein S100-A6-like has translation MAYPLDQAIGLFVAIFHKYLGREGDKNTLSKKELKLLIQKEFTVGPKVQDTEIAKLMDDLDWNKDQVVNFQDYVTLIFIYNDALKG, from the coding sequence ATGGCGTACCCCCTGGATCAGGCTATTGGCCTCTTTGTGGCCATCTTCCACAAGTACTTGGGCAGGGAAGGTGACAAGAACACCCTGAGCAAGAAGGAGTTGAAGTTGCTGATCCAGAAAGAGTTCACCGTTGGCCCAAAGGTGCAGGATACTGAAATTGCAAAGCTCATGGACGACCTGGACTGGAACAAGGACCAGGTGGTAAACTTCCAGGATTATGTCACCCTGATTTTCATCTACAATGATGCCCTTAAGGGCTGA